The following proteins are co-located in the Paenibacillus sp. FSL H8-0079 genome:
- a CDS encoding ankyrin repeat domain-containing protein has translation MATKEATLPAHMEKLIKDNDIATVKEVFEQCGWDARGGYSKGTALSFRHISDELVRWLVEQGADINAPDKYQRTPLHAHASHWSGNVPLFLELGADLDAVDYQNETPLHAAVSGYRTKVVQELVKHGATINVENKQGNTPLAKGLVNCRNSDIVNLAEIAAILLDAGASLTPDMNESVKRIGKDFEFVREKFNKDKVDEVSDALIKLYQLFDVEPVANRIMHDGTAPIQVKATTWTKQHQELWEYLIPAQGHAQTVQGEVIRITGRVSHEVLDNGGGNWDAEYRKMLDALILHLGTGAPLAPALLQEAADLVNRLRNGSDYEAPARLSELAVLWVLANPQPVAMEQPAYSR, from the coding sequence ATGGCTACGAAGGAAGCAACCTTACCTGCTCATATGGAAAAACTCATTAAAGATAATGATATCGCTACCGTAAAAGAGGTTTTCGAGCAATGCGGATGGGATGCCCGCGGAGGCTACAGTAAAGGTACCGCTCTCAGCTTTCGGCATATTTCGGATGAATTGGTCCGCTGGCTGGTAGAGCAAGGGGCAGACATTAATGCACCCGACAAATATCAACGTACGCCTTTACATGCCCATGCCTCACACTGGTCAGGAAATGTACCCTTATTCCTTGAATTAGGTGCGGATCTGGACGCTGTGGATTATCAAAATGAAACACCGTTACATGCAGCGGTCAGTGGGTATCGAACCAAAGTGGTTCAAGAGTTGGTAAAACATGGCGCTACTATTAACGTAGAAAATAAACAGGGAAATACCCCATTAGCTAAGGGGTTAGTCAATTGCAGGAATAGCGATATAGTCAATCTGGCAGAGATTGCAGCAATTCTGCTGGATGCCGGAGCATCGCTCACCCCGGATATGAACGAATCGGTGAAGCGGATCGGTAAGGATTTTGAATTCGTCCGAGAGAAGTTCAATAAGGACAAGGTCGATGAAGTTTCAGACGCGCTGATCAAACTTTACCAGTTATTTGATGTCGAGCCGGTAGCGAATCGGATCATGCACGATGGGACTGCCCCCATTCAGGTAAAGGCAACCACTTGGACCAAACAGCACCAAGAGCTGTGGGAATATCTCATACCGGCCCAGGGACATGCGCAAACCGTGCAGGGAGAGGTTATCCGCATCACAGGGCGCGTGTCCCATGAAGTATTGGATAATGGCGGTGGAAACTGGGATGCGGAGTATCGCAAGATGCTGGATGCACTGATTCTTCACCTGGGTACTGGTGCGCCACTCGCCCCGGCACTTCTCCAAGAGGCAGCAGACTTGGTAAACAGGCTTCGCAATGGATCCGATTACGAAGCACCTGCCAGATTATCCGAGTTGGCGGTGTTATGGGTGCTTGCCAATCCTCAGCCGGTGGCGATGGAACAGCCGGCATATTCCCGCTGA